One Leptospira wolbachii serovar Codice str. CDC genomic region harbors:
- a CDS encoding phosphate ABC transporter substrate-binding protein: MKNLSLLFYILITINFVACKDKQTLKVAGSETMNSMMRYLGAEYEKVNSNVRVTVEGGGSESGIDRLRKGEIDMAVSSRDLNQAEFDDLRKTGNLEKVRLAYDGVALVVNTKNTVSKLNLSQTSDIFSGKIKNWKEVGGTDAPISIVIRNDKSGTQDYFQNHILKRKDLGLNEFNQYKANVFSPDAKIVKDNAEMSKFIQGNPNSIGYMGMGSALVENKDKLKALDYARTNKDPYVSPSVRNVYDRKYRLARELFMVYKTDQGDKIDAFVTFLTSEQGQVAVLQSGYLRASLPEVEVSAEPVK, encoded by the coding sequence ATGAAAAACCTTTCTCTGCTTTTTTACATTTTGATTACAATCAACTTTGTCGCTTGTAAGGACAAACAAACCCTGAAAGTGGCAGGTTCTGAAACCATGAACAGTATGATGCGGTATTTAGGAGCCGAATACGAAAAGGTTAATTCCAATGTTCGTGTAACAGTCGAAGGTGGTGGATCTGAATCAGGGATTGACAGGTTACGAAAAGGTGAAATTGATATGGCAGTTTCTTCTCGCGACCTAAACCAGGCAGAATTTGATGACCTTCGCAAAACGGGAAATTTAGAAAAAGTAAGATTGGCTTACGATGGTGTGGCTCTTGTTGTCAATACCAAGAACACAGTATCCAAACTGAACTTAAGCCAAACTTCAGATATCTTTTCTGGAAAAATTAAAAACTGGAAGGAAGTAGGTGGAACCGATGCCCCTATCTCGATCGTCATTCGAAATGATAAATCGGGAACCCAAGACTATTTTCAAAATCACATCCTCAAACGAAAGGATTTGGGTTTGAATGAATTTAATCAATATAAGGCTAATGTATTTTCTCCAGATGCCAAAATTGTAAAAGACAATGCGGAGATGTCAAAATTCATCCAAGGAAATCCAAATAGCATCGGTTATATGGGGATGGGTTCTGCACTTGTCGAAAACAAAGACAAACTAAAAGCCCTCGACTACGCCAGAACCAATAAAGATCCCTATGTATCACCTTCCGTCAGAAATGTTTATGATAGAAAATACAGACTGGCTCGGGAACTTTTTATGGTTTATAAAACTGACCAAGGCGATAAAATTGATGCTTTTGTTACTTTCCTAACCAGCGAACAAGGACAGGTGGCAGTGTTACAGTCGGGATATTTAAGAGCTTCTCTTCCCGAAGTAGAAGTTTCTGCAGAACCGGTGAAATAA
- a CDS encoding lysophospholipid acyltransferase family protein: MKDSFIPPRFEFPIALGLDLGFPILSKLLFNIDGVVISKEDELRLKEIKNKRVLYLSNQPSDLEPIIAYYVATKIGARFHFMASRSIFNWGFGLVGEVIKRVGAFSVITGRLNRNAIKTAKQILAEKDGKLVMYPEGMVSGENDNLVSFMPGVAQVSFWGLEAALEKDPNAELWIQPSFVKYKISGSRDSILADIETSLSRIERKLKLYPGGRTLLRRFLTVGRVMLEETEFELGIPRSEINGKDFDYRLGRARHTALNLAASILNVKFHESDNAIQKLRLLFMAIDSLEAGSPLSSTPKNLTDQNIRRAKQLVDTAYAFIITKPKNLIQWPSAERLMECICSFEKHIFGKTEARARKAHVVLGPAFSVAPYYKLYKSNKKEAIQSLLVEMRKEMELLLERGKKESEPIVPPYSVGLDLQIG, from the coding sequence ATGAAAGACTCTTTTATTCCGCCACGTTTTGAATTTCCCATTGCCTTGGGATTGGATTTAGGTTTTCCCATTCTTTCCAAACTCCTTTTCAATATTGATGGAGTTGTGATATCGAAAGAAGATGAACTTCGGTTAAAAGAAATCAAAAACAAAAGAGTTTTGTATTTATCCAACCAACCGAGTGATTTGGAACCCATCATTGCTTATTATGTAGCGACTAAAATTGGAGCAAGGTTCCATTTTATGGCCTCTCGAAGTATTTTTAATTGGGGATTTGGTTTGGTAGGAGAAGTGATCAAAAGAGTTGGCGCTTTTTCAGTAATCACAGGAAGGTTGAATCGAAATGCAATTAAAACCGCAAAACAAATATTAGCTGAAAAAGATGGAAAACTTGTTATGTATCCAGAAGGAATGGTGTCTGGGGAAAATGATAATTTAGTATCGTTTATGCCTGGAGTGGCGCAGGTGTCTTTTTGGGGATTGGAAGCTGCTTTAGAAAAGGATCCAAATGCGGAATTATGGATCCAACCAAGTTTTGTGAAATATAAAATTTCGGGGTCTCGTGATTCGATCCTCGCCGACATTGAAACTTCTTTATCTAGGATTGAACGAAAGTTGAAACTCTATCCTGGTGGACGAACACTGTTACGAAGGTTTTTAACTGTAGGTCGTGTGATGTTGGAAGAAACGGAATTTGAATTAGGAATACCCAGGTCGGAAATCAATGGGAAAGATTTTGATTACCGTTTGGGGAGGGCAAGGCACACGGCTCTTAATTTGGCCGCTTCCATTCTTAATGTGAAGTTTCACGAATCCGACAATGCCATCCAGAAACTAAGGCTTCTTTTTATGGCCATTGACAGCTTGGAAGCAGGTTCCCCCCTTTCTTCTACACCAAAAAACTTAACCGATCAAAACATACGCAGAGCCAAACAGTTAGTGGATACTGCTTATGCTTTTATCATTACCAAACCAAAAAACTTAATCCAATGGCCATCTGCGGAGCGTCTGATGGAATGTATTTGCAGTTTTGAAAAACATATATTTGGAAAAACAGAAGCAAGAGCAAGGAAAGCCCATGTGGTTTTAGGACCGGCATTTTCTGTGGCACCCTATTATAAACTCTATAAGTCGAACAAAAAAGAAGCCATCCAAAGTTTACTCGTAGAGATGAGAAAAGAAATGGAACTTCTATTGGAACGTGGGAAAAAGGAAAGTGAACCAATCGTTCCTCCCTATTCGGTAGGATTGGATTTACAGATAGGTTAG
- a CDS encoding sulfatase → MDDGNLKRKNFSCSSDTCFPNWFQMRATVLFALSICFCLLSCLNKSERRFPVDLVLELRNAKSKISISKDLLPYHWKKNPGRQSGLPHSRKWENTQITFNSDKKIFLNHSLDSLFFPPGQEYEFKIPPGQYEFSTLVGLLGGTEFQSQVSGILKLNSGGKVLKEWNLVGTMKESWISKQEVLEIGESGSLQLVWESKDSYLFVGEPLLYSKDTLESFSSSGKPKSVILIVIDSARKDFFGSYGYPYSVTPVMDQMAKESVFFENPFANGNWTKPSMMSFFHSEYSSNLGLGNSWFSTKPYQRKVYYGKNRDNLAKTFREAGYFSKTIMNNVFFLDYTTVGLDLGFHNSFQVGMDIVDTEVLTNHAIQFVNESKDKPYFLHFNLNTPHASYSPPPEDMAAVRSVVPTEVFYRYESPVQRYLGEMHYTDREIGRLVEALKKQGTYDETMIIVTGDHGELFSAHHDYSYHFIMQTRFGHGETHYDEEINVPYFIKLPKSIQESLGSDLAKKADGGQIRIPGQSSLLSLAPTILGFLNLLPKESSYRGADYSTCIRKADVCPKESFIYTEGRMSESVRTENYKYIRRYPGFTTVRRTAAGEPHTMAEELYDLKKDPEEKNNLSPLPEGERLLQIARADFRRENFLRRNHLRILIPPCSEAVCRDFLSLNVQGSIYDWEVSDSIQLSSGSAKTISLQKESKAARSPNLGEEVVFKTVNPELGAFFSFSRNGKTIPVRFGRYGLEYQRSITNLEDLIVSEREPEGFPSSALPWVYNDGAFSGTRESEVQREMGKEVKKILETWGYIHE, encoded by the coding sequence ATGGACGATGGAAACCTAAAAAGAAAGAACTTTTCCTGTTCGTCGGATACCTGTTTTCCAAACTGGTTCCAAATGCGAGCGACTGTTCTCTTCGCCCTATCGATCTGTTTTTGTCTCCTAAGCTGTTTGAACAAATCGGAAAGACGTTTCCCCGTCGACTTGGTTTTGGAGTTACGAAATGCCAAATCCAAAATTTCGATTTCCAAAGATTTACTCCCCTATCACTGGAAAAAAAATCCCGGTCGTCAAAGTGGACTTCCCCATTCACGCAAATGGGAGAACACCCAGATTACTTTTAATTCTGATAAAAAAATCTTTTTAAATCATTCTTTGGATTCTCTTTTTTTCCCACCGGGACAAGAATATGAATTCAAAATTCCACCGGGACAGTATGAATTTTCTACGCTTGTGGGATTGTTAGGTGGAACGGAATTTCAATCCCAAGTTTCAGGAATTTTAAAATTGAATTCAGGTGGAAAAGTTCTTAAGGAATGGAACCTTGTCGGAACTATGAAGGAAAGTTGGATTTCGAAACAAGAAGTTTTGGAAATCGGAGAATCGGGATCTCTTCAGTTGGTATGGGAAAGTAAAGATAGTTATCTTTTTGTCGGTGAACCTTTGTTATATTCCAAGGATACTTTGGAATCGTTTTCCAGTTCCGGGAAACCAAAGTCTGTGATTCTCATAGTCATAGATTCGGCAAGGAAAGATTTTTTTGGTTCTTACGGGTATCCATATTCTGTCACACCTGTGATGGACCAAATGGCAAAAGAATCTGTGTTCTTTGAAAATCCCTTTGCCAATGGGAATTGGACCAAACCATCCATGATGTCTTTTTTTCATTCGGAATATTCATCTAACCTCGGTTTGGGGAATTCGTGGTTTTCAACAAAGCCTTATCAAAGAAAAGTATATTATGGAAAAAATAGAGACAACTTAGCTAAAACATTTCGGGAAGCAGGTTATTTTTCCAAAACGATCATGAATAATGTTTTCTTTTTGGATTATACAACTGTGGGTTTGGATTTAGGTTTTCATAATTCTTTCCAAGTGGGAATGGACATTGTGGATACAGAAGTTCTCACAAACCACGCAATCCAATTTGTAAACGAATCCAAAGACAAACCTTATTTTTTACATTTTAATTTGAATACACCGCATGCATCCTACTCACCACCACCAGAAGATATGGCCGCTGTTCGTTCCGTGGTTCCAACTGAAGTTTTTTACCGGTATGAATCTCCCGTGCAGCGTTACTTAGGTGAGATGCATTATACAGACCGGGAGATTGGGCGACTCGTGGAGGCTCTCAAAAAACAAGGAACTTATGACGAAACGATGATCATTGTGACCGGTGACCATGGTGAACTTTTTAGTGCCCATCATGATTACAGTTATCATTTCATTATGCAAACTCGGTTTGGCCATGGGGAAACCCATTATGATGAGGAAATTAATGTTCCGTACTTTATTAAACTTCCTAAGTCTATCCAAGAAAGTTTAGGATCTGATTTGGCTAAAAAAGCAGATGGTGGACAGATTCGAATTCCTGGCCAGTCCTCTTTGCTTTCACTTGCGCCAACCATTCTCGGATTTTTAAATTTATTGCCCAAAGAATCCAGCTACCGAGGAGCTGACTATTCTACCTGCATTCGCAAGGCAGATGTTTGTCCCAAAGAAAGTTTTATTTATACCGAAGGAAGGATGTCGGAATCGGTTCGGACAGAAAATTACAAATACATTCGTAGGTATCCTGGCTTTACTACAGTTAGGCGAACGGCGGCGGGAGAACCCCACACCATGGCGGAAGAATTGTATGACTTAAAAAAAGACCCAGAAGAAAAAAACAATTTAAGTCCTTTGCCAGAAGGAGAAAGGCTTTTACAAATCGCAAGGGCCGACTTCCGACGGGAAAATTTTTTAAGACGAAACCATTTACGAATTTTGATTCCGCCTTGTTCGGAAGCCGTTTGCCGAGACTTCCTTTCTTTAAATGTACAAGGCTCCATTTATGATTGGGAGGTTTCTGACTCCATCCAATTGAGTTCCGGTTCTGCAAAAACAATCTCCTTACAAAAGGAATCTAAAGCTGCACGATCTCCAAATTTAGGTGAGGAAGTTGTATTTAAAACAGTCAATCCAGAGCTTGGAGCCTTCTTTAGTTTTTCACGGAATGGAAAAACGATTCCTGTTCGTTTTGGTAGGTATGGATTGGAATACCAAAGATCTATCACCAACTTAGAAGACTTAATTGTGTCGGAAAGAGAGCCCGAAGGATTTCCTTCCTCTGCTCTTCCTTGGGTGTATAACGACGGTGCCTTCAGTGGAACCAGGGAATCGGAAGTACAACGTGAGATGGGCAAAGAAGTGAAAAAAATATTAGAAACCTGGGGTTACATCCACGAATAA
- a CDS encoding OmpA family protein — translation MVFQVKPKIHPSSIAKTASFFHFPYQFFKKIPDLCNVKTRYRFLLLCFVIILPLIGSSPVSSGKTTFQWKWKENQVLELNEYHDVYFRVGAKTVEREDKNRVVMKPKKCSSDSCLVNAFFDTYIRYGKTSGPFWKDKEFVSDFTIFRNGRYEVPNEFIMPNLRSFPSFPEEPVSVSDVWKLPAEESFDFNAERIRVKVVPEYTFQGTASWSEGNYKGNCEKITYTYPIFYAKPEGEKMVPNVPYKIFGFASGTVYFNATRGVPEFKEVKLSYTFIYPNGTVQEANFHIKGIYFLRNQVNAKDKESIREDILGDLIVGYTGDSNRTKLGEPRKDPIHGKEPNGDNLGRITDTGEVPIPEKNSVPEKLPISVRTSEDGIVFSLDSILFDFNDSKLKTDAETAVAKIAEILKKYPDREIRVSGHTDNIGKKEYNKKLSEDRAKAVLHSLVDNYKMDEKHISFRGYADEVPIVPNDTEENRHKNRRVEITLVLD, via the coding sequence ATGGTATTTCAGGTAAAGCCCAAAATCCATCCTTCGTCAATCGCAAAAACCGCTAGTTTTTTCCATTTCCCCTATCAGTTTTTCAAAAAAATCCCCGATCTTTGCAATGTGAAGACTCGCTACCGATTCCTATTACTTTGTTTTGTCATAATTCTTCCCCTGATTGGATCTAGCCCCGTTTCCTCGGGAAAAACCACTTTCCAGTGGAAATGGAAAGAAAACCAAGTATTGGAATTAAATGAATACCATGATGTTTACTTCCGAGTCGGCGCTAAAACGGTCGAAAGAGAAGACAAAAACCGAGTCGTGATGAAACCAAAAAAATGTTCATCTGATTCTTGTTTGGTGAATGCTTTTTTTGATACGTACATTCGGTATGGGAAAACATCTGGCCCATTCTGGAAGGACAAAGAATTTGTTTCTGATTTTACAATCTTTCGCAATGGAAGGTATGAAGTTCCAAACGAATTCATAATGCCAAACCTTCGCAGTTTTCCAAGTTTCCCCGAAGAACCAGTTTCTGTTTCCGATGTGTGGAAACTACCTGCAGAAGAATCTTTTGATTTTAATGCAGAACGCATTCGTGTGAAAGTAGTTCCCGAATATACATTCCAAGGCACTGCCTCTTGGTCGGAAGGAAACTATAAAGGAAATTGTGAGAAGATCACTTATACCTACCCCATTTTTTATGCAAAACCAGAAGGTGAAAAGATGGTGCCGAACGTACCGTATAAAATTTTTGGGTTTGCATCGGGAACTGTTTACTTTAATGCGACAAGAGGTGTTCCCGAGTTCAAAGAAGTAAAACTATCTTATACCTTTATCTATCCGAACGGAACCGTCCAAGAAGCAAATTTTCACATCAAAGGAATCTACTTTCTTCGTAACCAAGTCAATGCCAAAGACAAAGAATCCATTCGTGAAGATATCCTTGGTGATTTGATCGTGGGTTATACTGGAGATTCAAATCGAACTAAGTTAGGAGAGCCAAGGAAAGATCCAATCCATGGAAAAGAACCGAACGGCGATAATTTAGGACGTATTACAGATACAGGAGAGGTTCCTATTCCGGAAAAAAATTCTGTTCCTGAAAAACTTCCCATCTCCGTTCGCACTTCTGAGGATGGAATTGTATTCTCTTTGGATTCTATCCTTTTTGATTTTAATGATAGCAAACTCAAAACCGATGCCGAAACCGCAGTGGCGAAGATTGCAGAGATCTTAAAAAAGTATCCCGACAGAGAAATTCGAGTTTCTGGACATACAGACAATATCGGGAAAAAAGAATACAATAAAAAACTATCAGAAGATCGGGCAAAGGCCGTATTACATTCATTAGTTGATAATTACAAAATGGATGAAAAACATATTTCCTTTAGAGGTTATGCCGACGAAGTCCCAATCGTACCAAATGATACGGAAGAGAACCGGCATAAAAACCGTCGAGTGGAAATTACATTGGTTTTGGACTAA